The following are encoded in a window of Ruminiclostridium herbifermentans genomic DNA:
- a CDS encoding carbohydrate-binding protein, with translation MKKLISVFLAGVMSVMMFQGAIAATPLINYFQPMPIIEPLSSNCWGAQDVGPRDLGNGLEDRTMSRYCYWDGGIIKGEDGRYHMFASRWDQSAGHNGWFGSVAVHATSDNLYGPYTDKGVIWPNDLGGRGHNVVPFQLKDGRYAVLVSETRRPAVIYVSNSLDGPWSKLGDVTIAQNQYSNLYSASNVYIMLRPDGRYGLIGRDAVIGISDNVLGPYVIQGTNIYASTPGCPTVNMEDPVMWYSGGKYHVIANKWDTRKAYHLTSKDGISNWKLESGLAYDPTTNFLRYTDGTVNHWNKIERPNVYMENGHVVAMTFAVIDVAKDKDVGNDRHGSKVIVVPFDGEKLDAGNGPISPYTKVEAEAYDDQYGTQTEACSDVGGGDDVGYIENGDYLVYQNVDFGDGATSFQARVASNNANGGNIEIRLDKIDGPKIGTCTVKSTGGWQTWTDVKCDIEKVTGKHDLYLKFTGGSSYLLNINWFVFGKAPAPATIVADLNGDKEVDATDYALLKMYLLGSITDFPAENDLEAADLNGDKVIDALDFAVFKQYLLGIVNELPYKP, from the coding sequence ATGAAAAAATTAATTTCCGTGTTTTTGGCCGGGGTTATGTCAGTAATGATGTTTCAGGGTGCAATAGCTGCGACACCATTAATTAATTATTTTCAGCCCATGCCTATTATAGAACCTTTGTCCTCTAATTGCTGGGGGGCTCAGGATGTAGGACCTCGTGACTTGGGTAATGGTTTAGAAGACAGAACTATGTCAAGGTACTGTTACTGGGATGGAGGAATAATAAAGGGAGAAGATGGCAGATATCACATGTTTGCAAGCCGCTGGGATCAAAGTGCTGGTCACAACGGATGGTTCGGTTCAGTTGCTGTACATGCAACAAGTGATAACTTATACGGACCTTATACAGACAAGGGAGTTATCTGGCCAAATGATTTAGGCGGAAGAGGTCACAATGTTGTTCCATTCCAGTTGAAGGATGGACGATATGCTGTTCTCGTTAGTGAGACTAGACGACCAGCAGTTATTTATGTATCAAATTCCTTAGATGGACCTTGGTCAAAGCTGGGAGATGTAACAATAGCTCAAAATCAATATTCAAACCTTTATTCAGCATCCAATGTTTATATTATGCTCCGCCCAGACGGACGTTATGGACTAATTGGAAGAGATGCAGTAATAGGTATTTCAGATAATGTACTTGGACCTTATGTTATTCAGGGAACAAATATTTATGCAAGCACTCCAGGTTGTCCAACAGTTAACATGGAGGACCCTGTTATGTGGTATAGTGGTGGAAAGTATCATGTTATAGCCAATAAATGGGATACTCGTAAGGCGTACCACCTCACTTCCAAGGATGGTATCAGTAATTGGAAGCTCGAATCTGGACTTGCTTATGATCCAACAACAAACTTTTTAAGATACACAGATGGCACTGTAAATCATTGGAATAAGATAGAACGTCCTAATGTTTACATGGAGAACGGACATGTTGTTGCAATGACATTTGCAGTAATAGATGTTGCAAAAGACAAAGATGTTGGAAATGATAGACATGGAAGTAAGGTTATAGTTGTTCCTTTTGATGGTGAGAAGTTAGATGCTGGAAATGGACCAATATCACCATATACAAAGGTTGAGGCCGAGGCATATGATGACCAGTATGGAACCCAAACAGAAGCCTGCTCAGATGTTGGCGGTGGAGATGATGTTGGATATATTGAAAATGGAGATTATCTAGTTTATCAAAATGTAGATTTCGGTGATGGTGCAACAAGTTTCCAAGCAAGAGTAGCTAGTAATAATGCTAATGGAGGAAATATCGAAATCAGGCTGGATAAAATTGACGGACCTAAGATAGGAACGTGTACTGTAAAGAGTACTGGCGGCTGGCAGACTTGGACCGATGTAAAATGCGATATAGAAAAGGTTACTGGAAAACATGACCTGTATCTGAAATTTACTGGTGGCAGCAGTTATTTGCTCAATATTAACTGGTTTGTATTTGGCAAAGCCCCAGCACCTGCAACTATTGTAGCAGATCTTAATGGAGATAAAGAGGTAGATGCAACCGACTACGCATTATTGAAAATGTATCTTCTAGGTTCTATTACAGATTTCCCAGCAGAAAATGACCTTGAGGCTGCTGATTTAAATGGCGACAAAGTAATAGATGCCCTTGATTTTGCAGTATTCAAGCAGTATTTACTTGGTATTGTCAATGAACTGCCATATAAACCTTAA
- a CDS encoding carbohydrate-binding protein, which produces MFEMTAIKRCFVITLSFIVMLCGILTSAAFTEDVSAAVAIQATYYVSPSGSDSNPGTIDAPFQTIAKARDVVRTINKNMTGDIYVYLRGGDYRLNSTINFGVEDSGTNGFRIYYKAYDGETPVLNGSTKVTGWTKYNDNIYKATLNRSTKLRYLFVNDKRAQMTKKTVKGQGGYGTYSITKGQASWAWTSGSNSDGVKYNLSDVPEIKSNKDDLEIVNGTTWNENIVCTRDVITVGSNRVLLLQQPYGSIAQLPGWGAAFTTTSMHTIYNAFEFLNSPGQFYFDKTTKTLYYYPRPGEDMATAEVEAPFVEKLIDISGKSNSSRVKNITFEGITFAHTDWNLVKVGESYGRTTCQSADAFIAYYNGNWHDTKYTLLDTYPAIISIVSADSINLTRNIIKHSGSDGVTMVNDVINSNLVGNYIYDITASGITVGHPQHVYLGDGGQNQKYAPGIEGICTNNVINNNMLWDCSTAPGFGGCAGITAFFVNKLKITQNTVHTTGYNGITLGWGWCNFKDSTTCKDNVINNNRIYNALNRLHDSGAIYTIGQMPYTTINENYVKGIPNNSTGPTYGLHNDEGSAYITENDNVLDIDPGVTYTINCEDFGEKHDLTILRTYATVSKMGKNPPNSRIDPIIVVPDNVWPMAAYNVCVNSGVQDEYRDIVPENVISVADYVFPASCQASAGDVIKIRSSGNTSNTVWFAPAGTTSFKQGVSMTKAAGIATSITVPTKPGNYKLFVLDAQGKKISESEFIVRVKGAQIEAEDFSSQSGIEVENCSEGGKNVGYIENGDYVVYKNINFNNGVTDFQARVASNGAGGNIEIRLDSINGPLIGTCKVGSTGGWQTWADAECKVTGATGVHDVYLKFTGGSGYLFNVNWFQFINSVPEPEPTTIVGDLNGDSEVDATDYALLKMYLLGTVTDFPAENDLEAADLNGDKVIDALDFAVFKQYLLGIVTTLPYIK; this is translated from the coding sequence AATATGACTGGTGATATATATGTTTATTTAAGAGGTGGAGATTATCGTCTTAATAGCACCATTAATTTTGGAGTAGAGGATTCTGGAACAAATGGCTTCAGAATATATTACAAAGCATATGATGGTGAAACACCTGTCCTTAATGGTTCAACAAAGGTTACAGGATGGACTAAGTACAACGACAACATATATAAGGCTACTTTGAACCGTTCAACCAAATTGAGATATCTCTTTGTAAATGACAAGAGAGCTCAGATGACTAAGAAAACAGTAAAAGGTCAAGGTGGATACGGAACCTATTCTATTACAAAAGGACAGGCTAGTTGGGCTTGGACAAGCGGCAGCAATAGTGACGGAGTTAAATATAATTTGTCAGATGTACCAGAAATAAAAAGCAATAAGGATGACCTCGAAATAGTAAATGGTACTACATGGAACGAGAACATTGTATGTACTAGGGATGTTATTACAGTAGGGTCTAATAGAGTACTTCTATTACAGCAGCCTTATGGTTCAATAGCACAATTGCCTGGTTGGGGTGCGGCTTTTACTACAACAAGTATGCATACAATTTATAATGCATTTGAGTTTTTAAATTCTCCAGGGCAATTCTATTTTGACAAGACTACAAAGACACTTTATTACTATCCACGCCCAGGCGAAGATATGGCAACTGCAGAAGTTGAGGCTCCTTTTGTTGAAAAGCTTATAGACATTTCAGGAAAATCAAATTCAAGCAGAGTTAAAAATATAACTTTTGAAGGAATAACATTTGCACATACTGATTGGAACCTTGTTAAGGTTGGAGAATCCTATGGAAGAACTACTTGTCAGAGTGCAGATGCATTTATAGCTTATTACAACGGCAACTGGCATGATACTAAGTACACTCTACTTGATACATATCCAGCAATAATAAGCATAGTAAGTGCTGATTCAATAAACCTTACAAGAAATATTATTAAACACAGTGGTTCTGATGGTGTTACTATGGTTAATGATGTAATTAACTCAAATTTAGTAGGTAACTACATCTATGACATTACTGCAAGTGGTATCACTGTAGGACATCCACAGCATGTATATTTAGGTGACGGTGGACAAAATCAGAAATATGCTCCAGGCATAGAAGGAATTTGTACAAATAACGTAATTAATAATAATATGTTATGGGATTGTAGTACAGCTCCTGGTTTTGGAGGATGTGCCGGTATAACAGCATTCTTTGTAAACAAGCTGAAGATTACGCAAAACACAGTTCATACTACAGGTTACAATGGAATAACTTTAGGTTGGGGATGGTGTAATTTCAAAGACTCAACTACATGTAAAGACAATGTAATAAATAATAACCGTATATATAATGCATTAAACAGACTTCATGACAGTGGAGCAATATACACTATAGGACAAATGCCTTATACCACTATAAATGAAAACTATGTAAAGGGAATTCCTAATAACTCAACTGGACCTACTTATGGTTTACATAATGATGAAGGTAGCGCATATATAACTGAAAATGATAATGTTTTAGACATTGACCCTGGTGTAACTTACACAATTAACTGTGAGGATTTCGGTGAGAAGCATGACTTAACAATACTAAGAACATATGCTACTGTAAGCAAAATGGGCAAAAATCCTCCTAACAGCAGAATTGATCCTATAATTGTTGTTCCAGACAATGTTTGGCCTATGGCTGCGTACAATGTATGTGTGAATTCTGGAGTTCAGGATGAATACAGAGACATTGTGCCTGAAAACGTAATTTCAGTAGCTGATTATGTGTTCCCTGCAAGCTGTCAGGCATCAGCAGGAGATGTTATCAAAATTAGAAGTAGCGGCAACACTTCAAACACTGTATGGTTTGCTCCAGCTGGTACAACTAGCTTTAAACAGGGAGTAAGCATGACTAAAGCGGCAGGAATAGCAACTTCTATTACGGTTCCTACTAAACCAGGAAACTATAAGTTGTTTGTTTTAGATGCACAGGGTAAGAAGATTAGTGAGTCTGAATTCATAGTAAGAGTAAAAGGCGCACAGATTGAAGCTGAAGATTTCTCCTCTCAGTCAGGTATAGAAGTTGAAAACTGCTCAGAAGGCGGAAAGAATGTTGGATATATTGAGAATGGAGACTATGTAGTTTACAAAAACATCAATTTCAACAATGGAGTTACAGATTTCCAAGCTAGGGTAGCTAGCAATGGTGCAGGAGGTAATATAGAAATCAGACTTGACAGTATTAATGGTCCATTAATAGGAACCTGTAAAGTTGGTTCGACTGGCGGTTGGCAGACTTGGGCTGATGCAGAATGTAAAGTAACTGGTGCTACTGGAGTACACGATGTATATCTGAAATTTACTGGTGGAAGTGGATATTTATTTAATGTAAACTGGTTCCAGTTCATTAATTCAGTACCTGAGCCTGAACCTACTACTATTGTTGGAGACCTAAATGGGGATTCTGAGGTAGATGCAACAGATTATGCATTATTGAAAATGTATCTTCTTGGTACAGTTACAGACTTCCCAGCAGAAAATGACCTTGAGGCAGCAGATTTGAATGGTGATAAAGTAATTGATGCACTTGACTTTGCTGTATTTAAGCAATATCTGTTAGGTATAGTTACTACATTACCATATATAAAATAA